The following are encoded together in the Roseivirga misakiensis genome:
- a CDS encoding ABC transporter permease: MGSRSTYKPPKLATSLLARFLDDRWWQELAGDLEEQFQDSLESKGLKRAQLIYWLEVIRLLRPHLFKRTKQHTRIMMTGNHIKISYRNLKKNKVYATINILGLSIGIACVMLIAVYVKYETSYDKFFKDSDRIYRAALERVYPGRMKMFGTSSIMLAPTLHENYPQVEAVTRLHRLFFANEVPVAFPDNDKTFMETRYLYGDSLFFKVFSYEFVAGDPNTALNRATDVVLTESTAIKYFGTTDVVGRELIVSPGTRRVSGVIKDNPANSHIHFDLLGSIRSVGALINAAEIGSWTNPWVYTYLKLRPDIDPKTFELEFSNLVDTYGGANIAQGAGTDWKAKGHAFNYFLQPIESIHLESQLDVEVEPNSDITYVYIISIVALIILTISSINFVNLSIARSTERAKEVGIRKVMGSQRSALISQFLTESIFICLLASILSIGLVYITIPQFNQILGTSLSFSTILQPIIMVILLAFIFVIGIISGFYPALVISALQPSKVLKGSYKHSSKGIWLRNGLIIVQFVISIFMISGSIIVSQQMRYLTNKDLGFNKENVLVIHYTDDLAENYNAFSNEVSQMSSVHGVGGSTFIPGEFMGSGVFGVDDPNVDDIRGNTITANQEYLETMEFEIVMGRNFDRTYNDSLKVIINEATVKAMGVENPIGMKFLSNNNPNTPTFEFTIIGVVKDYNYYSLHSEIGPLMMFYGVGNFVPSVTVLRVNQTNLEETIAQVQSKWESLTEEPFKYSFLNDNLERQYEADKASTSVFDIFTLIAIVMSCTGLFGLATYVVNQRLKEMSIRKVLGASLPNIIKVFAKDFMLLICLAFFIGAPIAYFALDAWLNNFAYHIQIGLFAFMLAGFITVLLVFITIGYQGVKMALINPTKVLRSD; the protein is encoded by the coding sequence GTGGGCTCTCGATCAACATATAAGCCCCCAAAACTGGCCACCTCTTTACTGGCTAGATTTTTAGACGATCGGTGGTGGCAGGAGTTGGCGGGTGATTTAGAAGAACAATTTCAAGACTCTTTGGAGAGTAAGGGTCTAAAAAGAGCCCAACTCATTTATTGGTTAGAAGTAATCAGACTGCTCAGACCACACCTTTTTAAACGAACAAAACAACATACTCGAATTATGATGACAGGGAATCACATAAAAATTTCATATCGGAATTTGAAGAAAAATAAGGTGTACGCGACCATCAATATTCTAGGTTTATCCATTGGTATTGCCTGCGTTATGCTCATAGCGGTGTATGTGAAGTACGAAACCTCCTATGACAAATTTTTTAAGGATAGTGATAGAATCTATAGAGCCGCCTTAGAAAGAGTTTACCCAGGTAGAATGAAAATGTTTGGCACCTCATCTATCATGTTGGCGCCTACCCTCCATGAAAATTATCCGCAAGTTGAAGCTGTCACTCGACTACACAGATTGTTTTTTGCCAATGAGGTCCCCGTAGCTTTTCCCGACAATGACAAAACTTTTATGGAGACTCGTTATTTGTATGGTGACTCCCTCTTTTTTAAGGTATTCTCTTATGAATTTGTCGCTGGCGATCCAAATACCGCGCTAAATCGTGCAACGGATGTGGTTTTAACAGAATCGACTGCCATAAAGTACTTTGGAACAACGGATGTGGTTGGAAGAGAACTGATTGTTTCTCCTGGCACAAGGCGCGTTTCTGGAGTAATAAAGGACAACCCTGCTAACTCTCATATTCACTTTGATTTATTGGGATCTATCAGATCGGTGGGTGCATTGATCAATGCTGCTGAGATTGGTAGTTGGACAAACCCATGGGTATATACTTATCTCAAACTGAGGCCTGACATAGATCCGAAGACCTTCGAACTTGAATTTTCAAACCTTGTAGATACTTATGGTGGCGCAAACATCGCTCAAGGCGCTGGTACAGATTGGAAGGCCAAAGGGCATGCATTTAATTATTTTCTACAGCCCATCGAGTCAATTCACTTAGAATCCCAACTTGATGTGGAAGTAGAACCCAATAGTGATATCACCTACGTTTACATCATATCAATCGTAGCGCTAATAATTCTAACCATTTCAAGTATCAATTTTGTCAACCTATCGATAGCAAGGTCTACCGAAAGGGCAAAAGAAGTGGGGATAAGAAAGGTTATGGGCTCTCAGAGGTCGGCATTGATTTCTCAGTTTTTGACAGAATCAATCTTTATATGTCTGCTAGCTTCAATCCTATCCATTGGTTTGGTCTATATCACCATACCTCAATTCAATCAAATCTTAGGCACATCACTCAGCTTTTCAACTATACTTCAGCCAATCATAATGGTGATTCTTCTAGCCTTTATTTTCGTCATTGGTATTATTTCTGGCTTTTATCCAGCCTTGGTCATTTCCGCACTTCAACCAAGCAAAGTGCTAAAAGGGAGCTACAAACACAGCAGCAAAGGTATTTGGCTCAGAAATGGTTTAATCATTGTCCAGTTTGTGATTTCTATTTTCATGATATCCGGATCAATTATCGTAAGCCAGCAAATGCGCTATTTGACGAATAAGGATTTAGGCTTTAATAAAGAGAACGTTTTAGTTATTCATTATACCGATGATTTAGCGGAAAACTATAATGCTTTTTCTAATGAAGTTTCTCAAATGAGCAGTGTTCACGGAGTTGGCGGATCGACTTTTATACCTGGTGAATTTATGGGAAGCGGTGTTTTTGGAGTAGATGATCCAAATGTGGACGATATCCGTGGCAACACCATTACAGCTAATCAAGAATACCTTGAAACGATGGAATTTGAGATAGTTATGGGGCGAAACTTTGACAGAACCTATAACGATTCGCTAAAGGTAATTATCAATGAAGCGACTGTGAAAGCCATGGGGGTGGAAAACCCGATCGGCATGAAATTTTTGAGTAATAATAATCCAAATACACCAACTTTTGAGTTCACCATAATTGGCGTCGTCAAAGACTATAATTATTATTCACTTCATTCCGAAATCGGCCCGTTAATGATGTTTTATGGGGTTGGGAATTTTGTCCCGAGCGTGACGGTTCTAAGGGTAAATCAAACAAATTTGGAAGAAACCATCGCACAAGTTCAAAGCAAATGGGAGTCGTTGACGGAAGAGCCCTTCAAATACTCCTTCTTAAATGATAACCTCGAGCGACAGTATGAAGCAGACAAAGCATCGACTTCAGTTTTTGACATTTTCACCTTAATCGCCATTGTTATGTCATGTACTGGACTCTTCGGTTTGGCTACTTATGTGGTCAATCAGCGGCTAAAAGAAATGAGTATTCGTAAGGTACTCGGTGCCTCTTTACCTAATATTATAAAGGTCTTTGCCAAAGACTTTATGTTGTTGATTTGTTTGGCGTTCTTTATCGGAGCACCAATAGCCTATTTTGCTTTAGACGCTTGGCTTAACAACTTTGCTTATCATATCCAAATTGGTCTTTTCGCTTTTATGCTAGCAGGTTTTATTACCGTTTTACTTGTCTTTATTACGATCGGCTACCAAGGGGTGAAAATGGCCTTAATAAATCCTACAAAGGTTTTGCGAAGCGACTGA
- a CDS encoding aldo/keto reductase, with product MNRLAFRNGDKIDAIGLGTWKSEPGEVGQAVREAIKVGYRHIDCAWIYQNEKEIGDAFQAAFGDGDISREDLFVTSKLWNSFHAAEDVEKAVRESLDALQLDYLDLYLIHWPIAHQPGVVFSEDASGFAPIEDYPIADTWKAMEALVEKGLVKHIGVSNFNVVKLQKLMETAVIVPEMNQVESHPLLAQNELLDFCTNNGILYTAYSPLGSRDRAPGMKGDAEPDLFEIDTLKEIADNHNVHPAQILIKWAEGRGTAVIPKSVNPTRLKQNLASADINLSAEEMASINNLDKGYRFLDGKFWERDGGSYTAEELWNA from the coding sequence ATGAACAGACTTGCCTTTAGAAACGGAGATAAAATAGATGCCATAGGACTGGGAACATGGAAATCGGAACCAGGAGAAGTAGGACAAGCCGTAAGAGAAGCCATAAAAGTTGGCTACCGTCATATTGATTGCGCTTGGATATATCAGAACGAGAAAGAAATCGGAGATGCTTTTCAAGCCGCTTTTGGCGATGGTGATATTAGTAGAGAAGACTTATTTGTAACCTCTAAACTCTGGAATTCTTTTCACGCTGCGGAAGATGTAGAAAAAGCGGTAAGAGAATCTTTGGATGCTTTACAACTTGACTACCTAGATTTATACTTGATTCACTGGCCGATCGCCCACCAACCTGGCGTAGTATTTTCAGAAGATGCATCTGGTTTTGCTCCTATCGAAGACTATCCTATCGCGGATACTTGGAAAGCCATGGAAGCTTTAGTGGAAAAAGGGTTAGTGAAGCATATTGGGGTTTCTAATTTCAATGTAGTTAAACTTCAAAAACTGATGGAAACGGCAGTGATTGTTCCTGAAATGAATCAAGTAGAATCCCACCCATTATTAGCACAAAATGAATTACTAGATTTCTGCACGAACAATGGAATACTTTATACTGCTTACTCTCCATTAGGTTCAAGAGATAGAGCGCCTGGAATGAAAGGCGATGCAGAGCCAGATCTTTTCGAAATCGATACTTTGAAAGAGATTGCTGATAACCACAACGTTCATCCAGCACAAATTTTAATTAAATGGGCGGAAGGCAGAGGTACTGCTGTGATACCAAAATCTGTTAACCCTACGCGTCTAAAACAAAATTTAGCTTCAGCAGATATCAACTTGAGTGCTGAAGAAATGGCTTCTATCAACAATCTGGATAAAGGTTATCGTTTTCTGGATGGTAAATTTTGGGAAAGAGATGGCGGGTCTTATACCGCTGAGGAACTTTGGAATGCCTAA
- a CDS encoding cold-shock protein, with translation MRTGTVKFFNDEKGFGFIVDDENGDEVFVHVSGTIDEITKGDSVSFEIAEGRKGPNAVDVKKI, from the coding sequence ATGAGAACTGGTACCGTAAAATTCTTTAATGATGAGAAAGGCTTTGGCTTCATCGTTGACGACGAAAATGGAGACGAGGTATTTGTACACGTTTCTGGTACAATTGACGAAATCACAAAAGGTGATTCTGTTTCTTTCGAGATAGCTGAAGGTAGAAAAGGACCTAACGCTGTAGACGTCAAGAAAATATAA